CAGGTAATAATAAAACGATAAGAGACTAAGTGCAGAGCACATATCTCCTGTTGATGACTAGatggaattttattttcctggctttttttttcttggggggggagggggctCCTTTCTTTTTGCACATCTTCGTTCCTCGAacctgcttttttcttttgtatttttgttacgAAATATGATATGTTTATTTCGTCCATGTGGTTGTTGACAGGGCACGGTGTATGTTGATTCAGCCGCTGCGTTCAAATCCCCAATCCTCTCTTTTATTATGGAAGGGGTAAACATAGCATTCACAACCAGCAGCTTTTATCTACGTGAAGACGAGAAAGAAGAAGCTACGACATCAGCTCCCCCCTGCCCTCACCCAGCACCACACCCAAGTTCCTGTTGATACCCGAGGAGACAAACACTGCTACATTCTGATTGGCTGTTGACGATGAACGTGAGAGATGTTGATCCACAAACGTTACTGCGACGTAGAGCCTCCAGCAAAACACGTCGTAATGAAAACATATGCTGACCTGAAAAGTGGACCGCCGCCTTGCAACCTTTTGACCTCGTCTGCTTACGACATCGTAAATCTAAACTTAGAGGCTTTTTGCTCGGTAAGCCAGTACTCGGCGAGAGGACCCCGGGGGCACAGATACAAAAGCAAAGTGCAGGGGGATATGGAGGGGAGGAACCATTACGCCGAGAGCACTTTGATAAAGGGTGTATCACGCCCCTCCCTACTGggaggagaaaggagagaaaaatctTTTCACCAACTCATATTTCAGGGAAAGGGAGAGGTTTAAGAGGTTTAGCACAGCTTATGGGCGAAGTATCTTCTTATAACCATATCGTTTTAACCatacttcattttctttctctctctcgttttccttctcattctctctctattCTCTCTATCgtctattttctttctcactctcccACTGTCTCCTCCGCCTCTCTTTAGCTTCCAACCTGTTGACTGTCGCTGACGCCATGGACAACAATCACATCTCGTCTATTTCCTGGTTTTCTTCAAACCTCCAGCAAGTTCTCTATAATGTGAACTAATAGCAAGCTCACATAATGCTACTGTTCTTTGTTAAGAGGCGGTAGAGACCGTACATTCCTCGGgacaagcatttttttatttttttttttatttatttttttttaatttatttattttattttatttttttatttttatttttttggaaagggTGATACCCATCTCATCTCTTCTAGAGAGTTAAGTACCCATTTAACATCTGGGCGACCGGTGCGccactcgggtatcgaaccgattAGTGCTAACCCTCTTCCTCGTGCACTTTCATCGCCGTCACCAGCACCCAACATCTCTCTTCTGCATAATAAGTCGTCTACCTGCTGTATATCAGCGATGACCGTCCCGAAGAGTATGAGCCAGAAAACAGACATCTGACGGCTGTCCACGAGGAACAGTGACAGTGTTTATGTATCATCATCTTTCGTCTTTGAAGCGACATCGTCACGccgccatttttttaattatgtgtgtgtaagatacAGATGACTTGATGCGGAATCAAAATTCtcttgtacatgtatatatctaaAATATACACTGTATGTTATTGGAATAATGGATAGCACCCATCCACCCTTGTCCTAAATTGTAAACACATCTTCACAAGCTCGCATGCtacctgtttatgtttttgagCTCGATAGTTGAATTCTGCAAGGTGGCGCCACGATCAGAGGACAGATATGTCACGGGCAGGTGACATGGCAGGTAACATGTGTGAATGAGTCAGAGTAACAAGCCTTGTTAAAAAgatcttcatcttctttttatgttttagatATTCGTTAGAAATAGTTATTTATGGATTCAGGGAACATCAGTCTCCAATGGCTGCAACTGTGTCGTGAGTACAGCCTCAAGTGTAAGCGGTGTTTAACAGTGGCATTGTGTGTGACAAGATACAACAGATTGgacactgaaatatttatatatcccATATCCCAGTGATGTACATTTTATACACTATGTGTGCATATCTaggttttataaatatatacacacacgcgcgcgcgcaagagACTTTTGATTCCACATACCTACGAgtacatgtaaatatttactactAATTCTGTCTCGCTCGAGCTCGTACGTCGCGAGAACAGGACGGAAGAAGTCTCGTGTGGTGAGACAGGCTGGTGGGGAGGCTGAGTGTTGTGTTTCCAGTCAACCGCAACCCGTGGCGCAAAGATGCCTTGGGCGTGTGAAACTgggccaaaaaagaaaaaaaaaaaaccgggtAAGACGACTGGGGTGGGTAGGGTGAAAGTGAGAGGAACatagtggggtgggggagaggagtGGTGGTGGAAATAATGGGGTGGGTGATGGATGGCGCTGACGGAAAGGAGCTGGAGAGGGCGGGAAGGCATGACGAGAGGAAAACAGAGGGGAGGGGTGGAGAATGTCAGAGGTTCTGCGATGTTGCACTACAGAAAGGAGACATTGACATTCCAAGTCAACACAAAACGTCTCGACATTTTGGTTGCACTCTAGCCTAACCGAGTTATTCACTCTAGCCTAACCGAGTTATTCAACTCCGTGGTTTTTAACTCcgtcaggtaaaaaaaaatccaaggaAACAGCAACGATGAGCCACTTGTCGCCGGTAGCTGGCGATAGTGTGTGATATCAGCCTGATGACCCCACCCTAGCTTGTTGACTCAAATCTCGgtcatgtttatttcttgagcCATGAACCTTAACGGCCACCACCCCCATGTTGTTCCTTTCGCTGCTTCAGTGTTTACTTTTggagtgtttttcttctttgaacaTTCTTTTAAGCAAAGGATTGGGAAGTGAAAGTTTCTTTCCACAGCAGAGATTTCGTCATGACtaactctaaaaaaaaaaaaaaaaaaaaaaaaaaaaattctttatcaaAACGgtattaaaacataaattagACTGGGTATCCAATATAACTTATTGAAAGTCATATCAATACGTACACACGCAGAGTACACACAGAGTAACAGTCTTTATACACTCTTACAATACCTATTCTAATGCTATTTTGAATCAGCTGGATAATTATTCTGTACTCAGCACAGTGACAACAACAATGGCAGTTTTTGCAGAAACTATTTATATCTCTAGAGCTCGTCGTTCATGAAAGTTACGTAAACCTTGCTTCAgtgtttgttcattgttgttCTTTCTATACTGTTGAAAACCGTTTGCCATTTTTCgccaaacatttttatgttgctttgttactttaaaataatcattgtCAAAAACTAAACGCAGAGAACATGCTTGCCCGCCATAGGTTGGTCCAAAGAAAATAAGCATGGTCTGGTCAAAGGGacacaacccaaaacaaaaaattaatctCAATCACGAGTTGTGTCCCTTATGTTCCAAAGTCGAGGGCACATAAAAAATGCACGGACGTGTAATTTTGTGCAGTATAACAAAAAGGAGAGATAAAATTGTGTTTACTAAACGCTTTATGCcaaaaagaaagtgaaacaaATGAACCCTACATGAGCGGTGTAACTAACAGCAAAACACCTAGAACGGCATGCATGTAACACATAGACAccgacacacatacactcactcacaGACATGTCAGcattcataaatatttgtatgcatATTTCAACAGCGCCGAGCCAAATCATCTACGTACAAACACGAATAGGACAACTTTATCAGCTGTCGTTTACATGATAGAAAGAACATTGTCTATCAGTCTAGGGTCAAGGTGAGAGAGACGTGCTCAACACAGCAGCCATGATGATTGCAGAAGAAACATGAGAAACTGAAACACGAGAGGCTTTgcctgaaacaaacaaataaacagacagaaaaaagaaagtattagATATGCTGTCTCGATTCCCTTTACTTTCAAATTTCTTAATTCCTCCTCCTTCGTATTCAGAAACTTTTTTCCACCTGTGTGATTGTGGTGACCCCCTTTGTCAGGTGTCCCCTTTGTTTACTGTGATGACGCTCAAGCTGCAAGTAATCGATGACGTAATTTGCtactgatgacgatgacgatgacgtaATTTGTTAATTATGAACATGTTAGCGCAACTTGTGACGTAATGCACCGCCATTTTCTGACAGATCTGTAAAACTTTAACCTGGCAATTAAATGGACAGCAAATGCAGGAAGTTAGAAAGTCTACTACCtctctcctctcacacacacagagaatggAGAAATAGTCTTTGTGGCTCAACAAGGACGTTCACACGACTGGATAATAGTATAAAACAAACGGTCTTCCTACTCACACTTCTGGCTGGAGATGAGTTTACAAGTTCCATCTTCGCACTGCGCATGCTCCACGCACTCGTCATTGATCACACAGTCACTTCCGATCAGTTTTCCTGACGAgacatgacaataaataaatgatgagaaaatatctttataatAGTTTATTTGATAATTATGTTAAGGAAATAAGATAATGTCGTTATCATTATGAACTTCAACACTGTATAGTATTTCTCCGAATGATCAAACGATCGAACGGATATGAAAAAGGACAGACAGACTAGAGGGCTCTCTACTCACTGGAGTGACAGACGGTTTCGCCATCAGTTCCGTAGAAGAGAGTTTTGCAGGCGCAGGCGAACTGGTCACAGTAAGCATTGGGGATGGAAGTGCACTGGTCAGGGGGACAGGCGTACCTGATCTGAGCCCAGCATGCATCTCGCATCAACAGGAGGACCTCAGTTGTAATTAGTGAAGATAATTAAGATGAGAACATATCAGTATATCCTAAAATGGAGTTCACACACATGATAGCTGTGTCATCTAAAGGAGTACAAGCCTGGCAACGTTCTTACTTAAAGATTACAAAGTTTGATCAAGCATTCGCACATATTTGTTCGGAAAAATAATGAACCTTTAACGGGACAAATTTGTCGCATATGGGGACTACGACAGACTGTTGTGTGAAGTTTCAATAAAACTACCGCCCCACTCCCACTCCCACCAGAAAAACCTCCAGAAACCATTCAAGGTTTTATAGAAACTTTGAAACAttcgtgctctctctctctgtgaacaTAGCTGGAAACAGAGCATAAAGATGCAATCCTCGATAAGACACAATGTGTTGctgctgaatgttttctttgacaatCAGATGGAGTTTGCACTCATTGTCATTTCAAAAGTGATGGTTACCCATACAGTACAAACAAGTTTAGGACTTGCAATAATACAGAGATTTTCCGACATCAGTgccaacaacacaaaacacaagctgttaaaaccaactccgacaaaaagtttaaacaaagatcaagcagCAGATATACAACATCGACACTTTCTACACCGGTCttgtctacaagtaacatcatgacaaacaaacactgacttcattttatttcgcatgtttctttttggttttgaCAACTGTTTTGTGTTCAATATGTTTTTACACTTCGAACTTTGAACCCGAGGGAGCTTGACTAGTGTCACGATCGCGTTCTTACtaaataaaagcattaaaacctctaacaaacaaaaatcaaggtAGAGTGAGGTGAAGTTAACTAATATATCTATTATTTCTGTcaaatttcaatttatttatttaattcccTGTCACTCTCTCGTTAGTCCTGTGTACAGCGGCGATACTACTGAGGATGGAGCCCGATAGTTTTGTATTTACATGATCGtcaatatttaactttcttatttaattattaaattgttgCCTGCATCGGTGAGCACCGTGCAGTCGATGTGTCCCTACtccatataaataaaaaataaatctctgtgctgggagaaagagagatgtgtgtgtatttaaagTTTAGGGTGCATAGATTATTGTGTCTCCATGTTAAACACTGCCAGCGCCCAGAACTTTGTGACTTGTCGATTCACTAAACACGTGCGACAGAGATCAGTTCAGAAAGTTTCAGAACCGTGCCGTTACTGGATGTTCAGGAACAAAGATTATTTCACTTACCGCTGCACACAACATGGCGGACACCCGCCCGCACGTCGCCATGTCCTGTAATGACGTCACACGTGTGACGGAGGAACGTGGAGACAGTGGTCACCTCACAGGTAGACGTTATCGCCAAGGTGTGGTACCGAGCGACTGTGGTCACCGCACAGGTAGACGTTGTCACCAAGGTATGTTGTGGACAACGCACTTCTGCTGGTGGAGAACTTTGATTGGTGGAGCTTCTGTAACTGATAAACTTTACGTACAACCTTAGAAGAcccggatgtgtgtgtgttgtggtcaGTCTGTCGTTTCTTAGCAagctttgtctttatttgtggCAGTCACACACTCCATGTCGACTTGTTTTGCAAGGTCTTAATGACTCATTACTTCCTTTCTCGGAAATAAAGTAGCGATAAGAGCAGAACATTCATTCATGTAGAAATAGCCTCTTTGTCCGAGTGATCTTTCCTCGCAGGTGTCTTCTTCACACTCCCTCCATCTTCTTCGTTCCCACCCCATAATTTTCCCGGCAATAGTCAGTGGTATTATTGTTTTAGGACGTTATCGCGAGTTTTAAcgaaaagaattttatttaaaacctaACGGTCCCAGGGGAGGGGTGCAAATATTGTGTGAGCTGGTTGCAGGTACACATTGACTGCACATTAATAGgttgtttgggattttttttttgtttgttttgtttctttttttttttgttgtttttttttttttttttttgataagaAAGGTGACTGAAATGAGGAAGGTCTGGGCTGCCTTGGCTCTTGTCCAGAACCCGTGGGAGAGCAGAAATGGAGTAGGAGGggaatttttctctctcacaggctgttctctctctcacacacacacgcgcgcgcattTCAGACCATTTTACAAACCATTTTGCCGTTCCTTGTTGCGAATCAATcaatacaataattttattcatttctccACAGTGTAAGTGGTCTATTAAACTGTTAATCTATTTAATTACATGTgtctttaacaaaataataataaaaacataaatataaatacaacaTAACAAGCTTTTCTTAAAACCCATTTGTGTATGCCATGTTTCCAGTTCTGCGctttgtttattccttgctgaTACACTTACGAGTGAGGTGGGGGAGGTGAGTACAGAGGGGGAATGCACTAGCCAGAATTGTCCCCCTTAACACACCCCAGACCCCGCACCTGCCGGACCCCCCGTCACGTCCCTGACCTCTAAACTCACGGTtgtagtttatttaaataaattaattaaccACCTGTTACTGTCCTTTGCTTTTTGCCAGAAATTCTGATTTTACCCAGGTCACAGCACGGAGAAGCATAGCAAGAAAACGTGACTATCTCCAGGTCACGTGAGGTCAAGCTGGGTCACAAAAGGACGGAAACAAGAACTACATCGCGGTACTTTTCTCTGGGGACGATCCTGTCATCAAAATTGACAGGAATtgagacaaaattaatttagttcataaactttttaaattttaactttcggttttaaagattttatctaCTGCTTTGCAATTTTGCCAGTTTTTTTAATCTCCCCCAGAATGTCAGATGATGTCAGTGGATACAGCGGCCAGTCAAACAGTGTTAACTGAACATCTTCATATGCGTTTAACACGAACTTccaaactaaataataataacaaaaacaacaaagttcatttgtatagcgcctttctccaccattaaaggcaggctACAAGCGCtttactaaagagaaaaacacaaacattcagctaatggatgctggtctcaaaaacaaaaagtttcagCGTTCTTATCATTACGCCCACTCCATTCCCGCCAGCACCGGACTGTAAAGTTGATATTCATAGAGCAAGTATCGGTATAAGCAATGTCTGGAATGTCAAGTGTAGGGCAGCAAAACGAAAAATTCGTCAGAACACCAGATTTGAAGTTTGAGGACAACACAGGTGAGAAGAGAGCATGGTCCCGGCACTAAAGAAGCGAAGGCGACAGCAGTCAGCTACACGCAGTATAGATGAAaacacaatttgaaaaaaaaaattaaataaaaaatcgcGTTTATACACCTTCGTGAGATTTGTTCTTCCGGTGTGTCTTCTCAAGTGACTGTTCTTGTTTAGTAAGATGGCGCTGAACTTGTTGGTATGCTTCTGTTGGAAATCGAAgactgagtatatatatatatgactttCCATCATGtggctctgttggtaatatttgacacCAACAGCTACTTGTGTAAGGCAAGAGATACGTCCTTTTGACCTGGGTCGATTTGACTTTTGATGTTGGACGATATGGCGATCATGGATTTGTGACGCGGCAACGGGGTTAGTACCCAGGATATCTCCCGCCCGCCTAAAATATCCGTGGACCACTATATTGAATGTAGGACCGTGGTTCGACTAGTAGCTCTTCaatcacagaaataaagaagaaaagacagaataaaagaaaagagtgtAACTAGGCACCTCGCCCCCCTCACCCAATAGACTGGGAGCCACGTGCCTTTGTTACATgggacacagagagagaaaggtttAGGGGAGAAGATAGCAGTGGATGAATAACACAAGACAATGAGTCATAATTATGAGGTTCTGCCGTTGGGCAGCTTCCTTCATCACTTGTCTTCATCGCAATTTCTGTTGGTCAGTTTATGGCGTGCTCAGCTTTTCCGAAACAAACGTATGTTGGCCACTTTGATAGGAATAACTGACACGAAAATATGTATGTacttaaatatatgtaaattCAATAAGTTATAAGTGCAAGGGTTGCATAGTTTAATATCCATGATTTTTAAGCACACTTTTGAAATAAGCGAGGCATAAACCTCTATTAactgtttctgatataaacGAAACATAACTAccgtgttaaaaaaaaacaaacatgcaaaatagATTGTAACAAAGttttatgaaagtttatttttgattgaTAAATCAATCACGCAGTTGTTattcaattaatcaatcaatacGCTTGTCATGCTAACAACGATTAAAAAGTTATTAGAAATATAAAGAAGTTTATTTAGTAGTAAAATTATGACCCTTGACCTCCAGCAGTCTTAGTGTCATGTTGTGGTACAATCCACAATACTTTGTGTCATGCTGTACCCCAACTACACTAAGATAGATGTTAtggatagaaataaaatgtcacataaTCACAACGAATAAGTTGATATTGAAAGATTGGAGTCGtaaaaaatacatgaaacaaATGTCCAGCTTGTAgagaaaactacaaaaaaaaaaaatgttcttgattGAAGGATTGGGCTGtctaaaaggaaaacaataatcTCATGAGGATCATATTAATTATCCAAATAAAAGGTcatgattaaagaaaataattgagaAGTAATGGAGTGAAGTATCAGCCACGTCTTCAATGTTCAGAGTGCAGTTCAGTTCCGGTTCACCACAAGGTACAGCAGGAACATTGAAATCATCAGAAGTTTGTCTCCTGTGGAAACAGAGGTATGTGAgccagtgttgttgtttgtctatgaaacaatttaaatgcaaaaaatatacatttatcttGTGACCTGCGTAATCGCTGCATAAAGATGGTATTTTTCTGTTCAACAACATTTGCTGGCTACGTGAGGTGTAAAGACTACACTCATTTCCAGGAAAGAGTTTTGTAAGGGTTTTGTCAACTCCATTTTTGATAGAATATAGTAAAACATGACATCTCTGGAGGTTTCCAAAAATTTTCATAGATACTTTATGATTCTCAATCCAGACTTGAATATACCAAGACAAAGTGCGCTTATTTAGATTGTTTACTTTGCTACACGGAGCAGACCGTTTAGAAGTCACACAACATTAATGTAAGACAAATGTTACCAGTCGAGGCGTTACTAGCAGAGACGCAGTGACCACCTTCGCAGAGACTGGAACCCTGACACTCTTCCTTGCTAGTGCACACCGCTCCCAAACCCTTTTCTGCCAAGGAGAATAAACAGCAGCGTTTTAACAATGACAGCTACAAAAATCTTTCAAGAcgaaagagatgatgatgatgatgatgatgatgatgatgatgaggaggaggaggaggaggaggaggaggaggaggagatggatggatggatggatgatcgaagatgaggatgatgatgaaagaataaagaaacgGAAAGATACGCAGACAGACAGTCAGAGGAATCGAAGCTTGAAAATCGAATCGAAAACTTACTAGCAAGACAGTCGCTTCCATGGTCATTATAGAAGccttgtttacacacacaagTACCGTTAGCACATTCGCTGTTGGCTATGACAGTGCACCCTGCAGTAGGACACACTATTCCTATCTGACTGTCACACGGCGTCAGGATGCAGACGAGGACCTGTAACAAAGTCTCATAGTATAGTTACGTAGTGCGACTGTATtctaagtggttcatcgtgtctagagAACTTAATGTATGGCGCACCTTTCCTTCAGCCAGTATAAATCAGTTGTTTGTATGCTGGCTGGAGGGGAGTACAGGTGGAGGGTGAGTGTACCTCCCACAATCAATCACCTACATATTATATGCCGGGTGTGCAGGAGTAAGTGCGGGAGGGTGTGATTGTCCAGTCTATTCCGGGTGAGCCTCGGGTGACTTTCTGCTCAACATCAATGACACTCGTTACCAGACTATGGTGCACCCCACCTCACCCAAGCTTTCATAACCAGACATCCTGACTATGCCAGATGAACGTGCAGTCAGGCAATGTAAAACAGTCCTGTTTATAAATGATacccagataaaaaaaaacgattaaGCAGGgtcagtttaaaacaaaaccaaaccgCTGTAGAACCAGGAACTACATTGTGGTGTCTTTGTGTGACGACAACCCAGGTACCGACCTTCACACACATTAGGATCGACACATGTCTCAATCTTTGAGTTCAGTGAAAGGTCAGAGTTGAGCGTAAAgaatattattgtttcattgtttccattttttcagTCGTAATAATGATCTTTAAACAATATTGAACATTCTTTAATATCTCTCTTTCACTGCAGTACGTAAACTATTCCTTCAGTACTATAATATGAAAGTTCTCACTAACATCTAAATAACCGGCAAATATTTCCCtaccataaaacacacacacacacacacacacacacacacacacgcacgcacacccacacactgtTATGCCTCTTCTATAATACAACTCAGTAATAAAACTTTTCTActcaataataaaatttcaagtcAGTTAATTCAGATACATtcaataatataattattttacttcatCAAACCTAAAAATCTAACTTGCCTTAACTTTCTCACTACGTTACATTTGTCTAgtcattttggtttgtttgtttgtttttttgtttgttttgtttgtgtttttttttttatctagtgCAGAACGTCAGGTCATGGCTCAGTGGATACAGCAACCATCACAACTCTGTCAAAACATTGTGTATCTCAGACAAATACATTCCACTTACAGAATATTCCTACTTCACCCCCAGCAACAGCTGGAAGAGTCAGTAAAATTCTCAGTGATACTGCACTGGACACAGTATCTAATAATCTCTCTCCTCAACTCAGTTAAATTAACTTTGTCTACGTGTCTGCGAGTTTTCTTCGTGATAGAAAGGATCCTGGCCATCACCTGTCTGTAGATAGAACACTGTGTACCGAGGGTGTTCAGGTTTCTCGGTCTACTAAGTGCAAACAGCAAACCTATCAATGTCCTTCTGAAACTCTCACAAAGGTCTTGTCGATGGAGGTGCCAGAGAGAACAACTTACCGCCGCACACAGCAGGGTGGACAGCTGTCTGCACAGAACCATTTCCTTCCTCTACCTGTAGATGTGGTCACCAGGGACACCTTCACAGTCACTGTCGCCGCAGCACCAGGTACCTGACAGGTGTGTGTCAGCCTTTTTATAATCACACCTATCTGCTGGCGGACAACTTTGATTGGTCGAGTGGACCACCCGGAACTCGCAGCAGGTGTGGCTGATAGTCTCTTCAAAGGAATGGTACAagacaatacattttttttttatgataacaAACATggatttctttcatttaaatatacaagaaggattttgtcatctctctctttttctctctgtctctgtgtctctgtgcGGTCTAAAATTCCAGACAAAAACTACTTCGCATAACTGTTTTGCTACAGAAACCTGGTACGCTAAATATTAATTAACTAATTCACAGGATATATGAATTCATATTCCACATATTTAAGTATTTACTAAGTGACAACCCTGACTTGTACCCAACATATCGCATGTGTTTTTTCTTATcgtttttgtcgtcaccttgtTTGTCGTGGCTGGCGCTGTTTCTATTCCGGGTGATCACGAGAATTAAGAATGTTTTCGCTCCTTATCAGCAACTTCTCAAAAATCGACTGTAAAAGGAATCGTTAAAACAGCTTATCTCTTGTGCTAACAGTCACCGTGGCCCAATCCCAAACACCTttgactcttttcattccttgcTTTCTTTCCTACCGTTCATTCCACCAATCCGTCGTCAACATCATGTTGCCATGTCGTCAGACCATCCCCCAGAACTGACCCCAGCGCGAGTACTTCGTGTGAGTGCTAaccttcatttatttcttttgtaatcaTCCTAGTG
The sequence above is a segment of the Pomacea canaliculata isolate SZHN2017 linkage group LG6, ASM307304v1, whole genome shotgun sequence genome. Coding sequences within it:
- the LOC112567280 gene encoding uncharacterized protein LOC112567280 isoform X2 codes for the protein MATCGRVSAMLCAAIRYACPPDQCTSIPNAYCDQFACACKTLFYGTDGETVCHSRKLIGSDCVINDECVEHAQCEDGTCKLISSQKCKASRVSVSHVSSAIIMAAVLSTSLSP
- the LOC112567280 gene encoding uncharacterized protein LOC112567280 isoform X1; protein product: MATCGRVSAMLCAAVLLLMRDACWAQIRYACPPDQCTSIPNAYCDQFACACKTLFYGTDGETVCHSRKLIGSDCVINDECVEHAQCEDGTCKLISSQKCKASRVSVSHVSSAIIMAAVLSTSLSP
- the LOC112566435 gene encoding uncharacterized protein LOC112566435; protein product: MVLCRQLSTLLCAAVLVCILTPCDSQIGIVCPTAGCTVIANSECANGTCVCKQGFYNDHGSDCLAKKGLGAVCTSKEECQGSSLCEGGHCVSASNASTGDKLLMISMFLLYLVVNRN
- the LOC112567280 gene encoding uncharacterized protein LOC112567280 isoform X3, with the protein product MRDACWAQIRYACPPDQCTSIPNAYCDQFACACKTLFYGTDGETVCHSRKLIGSDCVINDECVEHAQCEDGTCKLISSQKCKASRVSVSHVSSAIIMAAVLSTSLSP